The Acinetobacter sp. TR3 genome segment ATACCAATAGCAATGACGGGGCAACCACCTGACCCCTTACCCAATAGCCTACTTTCTAATTTCCCCATGTGCGTAGTTGATGATCCGTAGGAATCTTTTCTTCCTAGGTCATTAAAGATACTTTGTAATTCAGAAGATCTAGTAATAATGACACCGACTGCTATAGCATCAAGATCAAATAGAAGTCTGAAGTTATTTAAATCCCTATCAAAAAAAGGGTCTTTATTGTTCCATTCTACTTCGATGGCAACTTTATTTTTAAAACAATCAATCTTGTGAGTCGGTACATCTACAATAACTGGCTCCTGCCTCCTAGTTATTGATCTACCTCTGCCACTATCTTTTATGAAAGAAGTTTCTTGAAGACGAATATCAACATCAAATTGTGTTTCATTCCATCCTCGACTATATAAGAAACCATCTAACTTATCGGCAATATTAGATTTACGACCACCTGGAGTCAGAATGTCACTTCGTTGTAAAACAAACGAATCAAGTAGATTAATCAAATCATCCCACTCATCAGGGTAGGCATGTTTTAGTATAGAAATCCCGTTTCTATATTCTAAAATTTCGTAATTATCTTGGATATATCGTGGGAAAAGAGAAATAGACATAGTTTTTTGGCAATTATCAAGTTGTTTGATTATAGATCTAAGATTTTAAAGAAAAAACTCCCATATTATTGTTGTCCAAAAATTTAGAAGTTAAAGAGTTTCTGTTTAACATAAAATCTCTTATGCGAATCTTCAGCTATTGATCATTATTAGCTTAGTAACTGGCTTTTTTTTACTATATTCACTACAATAAAAGTACGCCATTGACGTACTTAACCTATGCTATTCATTGAAACCAGTATTTTCACCAAGCAAATCAAAGAGCTTGTCTCTGATGATGAATATAGAGAGCTCCAACAGGAACTTTTAGTTCAGCCAGATAAGGGAGATCTCATTAAAAATGGTGGTGGAATTCGTAAAGTACGTTGTGCTCAAGGCAGTAAAGGAAAAAGTGGTGGCATACGTGTGATCTATTACTGGATCAATGACGATGATCAGATCTTTATGCTACTGGCTTACCCTAAATCTGTTAAAGAAAACTTAACTGATAAAGAGACCGCTAT includes the following:
- a CDS encoding BglII/BstYI family type II restriction endonuclease, which encodes MSISLFPRYIQDNYEILEYRNGISILKHAYPDEWDDLINLLDSFVLQRSDILTPGGRKSNIADKLDGFLYSRGWNETQFDVDIRLQETSFIKDSGRGRSITRRQEPVIVDVPTHKIDCFKNKVAIEVEWNNKDPFFDRDLNNFRLLFDLDAIAVGVIITRSSELQSIFNDLGRKDSYGSSTTHMGKLESRLLGKGSGGCPVIAIGITPNVYDDYS
- a CDS encoding type II toxin-antitoxin system RelE/ParE family toxin, which gives rise to MLFIETSIFTKQIKELVSDDEYRELQQELLVQPDKGDLIKNGGGIRKVRCAQGSKGKSGGIRVIYYWINDDDQIFMLLAYPKSVKENLTDKETAILRQLVKEQFHG